A region of Streptomyces sp. NBC_01750 DNA encodes the following proteins:
- a CDS encoding SDR family NAD(P)-dependent oxidoreductase yields the protein MVAAAERAGALGLLDLGRDRDRARDALARLHGPCGVRVPDGCPLTPDELPDAVDTVLLTERWWRTGTGHWAAGGRRRVWAEVVSPAEATAAVAAGADGIVAKGHEAGGRVGELTTFVLLQRLLADPGLTVPVHAAGGIGPHTAAAAVAGGAAGVVLDTQLALTTEGADGLPRAVAAAIRAMDGSETTLVAGHRVYTRPDLAPPEGDIAELLGAGDLRTQPLPIGQEGATAARLAARHRTTGSVVQAVRAAITDHLEAAVRARPPRPRPGADRSPADQPVEGRGKGRPPVDERPPVVQGPMTRVSDRSAFASAVADGGGLPFLALAVMGGREVRELLTEAAERLAGRPWGVGLLGFAPDELRREQLAAVAEARPPYAIIAGGRPAQAAPLEAAGTRTYLHVPSPGLLEQFLAEGARRFVFEGLECGGHIGPRAAFPLWEEQIERLLSCPHPAELDVLFAGGIHDERSAAMAAAAAGPLAGRGARTGVLMGTAYLFTEEAVAAGAVVPGFQRAALECDTTTLLRTAPGHATRCAATPYAGTFTATAQRLRQDGASPDEVWEELEKLNLGRLRIASKGLRHTASGPVPVDEDEQRGEGLYMLGQIATARAETTTVAALHAQVTDGATALLAERAEQIRALSAEPVPREEAPLDIAVVGMACRYPGAGDLAGYWANIVAGTDSVGEVPDDRWDTAAHYDPDPARAGERTPSRWGGFLPPAPFDALTHGIAPASLGSIEPVQLLALDVSARALADAGYARDRQFDRSRTSVVFGAEAGTDLAGAYGFRALHSGYLGELPPELDAQLPRLTEDSFPGVLANVIAGRVANRLDLGGANCTIDAACASSLAALDLACKQLRDGDSDMALCGGADVHNGINDYLMFASVRALSPTGRCRPFDAAADGIALGEGVACLVLKRLADAERDGDRIYAVVKAVGASSDGRSLGLTAPRPEGQRRALERAYRRAGVAPAEIGLVEAHGTGTVVGDSTELAVLTEAFGGGGGIGFCSLGSVKSQLGHTKCAAGLAGLIKAVRAVHSGVRPPTLHLTSPNPDWRPDSSPFFFDTEARPWAAPAGRRLAAVSAFGFGGTNYHAVLAGYADASEPAHGLDSWPAELFCFRGADRGAALGAIDRLAARLEQNDAAGRPWPLRDLAAEAAEVAEASADEGRAKGAVQVAVVATGLDDLAEKLDRAREFVSGDGVHAADDTRAPGRTAFLFPGQGSQRPGMLSDLFIAFPRLRTLLYDVDPRRVAAMFPPAAFTPEERAAQRAAVTDTRTAQPALGLVGAAAHLLLTSLGVRPDCTAGHSYGELVALWAAGAYDTETLLRLSDRRAEAILAAAGDDPGAMAAVPSAPDAIPALPAGCVVANHNAPRQSVISGPTPAVDSAIAALREAGIAAQRIPVACAFHSEVVAGGAGALAAELAGTALSAPVVPVWSNTTARPYPADPAALRELLARQLAEPVRFVEQIEAMYASGVRTFVEAGPGRVLTGLVGLILGDRPHTAVPLDIQGEHGLTRLVTALAELAVAGVPIDLEPLFAGRTSALPAEPPRRAGWLVDGHLVRTADGEPVAGGLLPARRVAVAARPVPAVDHREDVVLEFLRGARELVAAQREVLLGYLGTGGTPATPSALPTAPEPESYATVPAEHSGPRPVAGQSEPVSLTPDQLMDAVLEIVHIRTGYPREMLDPGLDLEADLSVDSIKRVEIIGALADRIGLPRGADGPAESAVEELARLKTISGIVDWIVAHGTTTGPVADAVTDSGLVTGTGPVTGRPAGGDRPPVAVQDPAGAGAVGPITERGPARPARLLVEVTPVGPPATRDPADVLPGRRFAVVEDGLGVAVALAAALEARGAEVRTVHQDRLADAAGSDADGVVDLSALRPAPGPALPEAFGALRETLIAGTRRLLLVTGCGGAFGRTAQAPGVPDAPDAPDAPDSRGSADPDPIPGAGLYGFARTAAIEYPGTQVRAVDVDPKDRPERIAAHLIAELCAPEEPVVVGYTNGTRNTLRTVPAPLADTEPAPQLPVGREAVVLLTGGARGITARAAIALAAATGCHIELIGRTPTPDAAEDPAVAHAHDRVALRAALVSQGLRTPAEIEAAASRILAAREVRATLAALTGVAASVRYHAADVTDSQAVRAVIDDIRARHRRLDGIVHGAGTIQDKLLADKDPVSFARVFATKVDGARHLADAAADHGDAPAPAFLVLFGSVAGVFGNRGQADYAAANDALDTLAATPAWSRRFPGRVVAIDWGPWPAEAGGMVTPELERMYASRGIPLIDPAGGTAAFLAELARGTGGQVVLLAEESPAPGEARRG from the coding sequence ATGGTCGCGGCAGCGGAACGAGCCGGCGCGCTGGGCCTGCTCGACCTCGGCAGGGACCGCGACCGCGCGCGCGACGCGCTGGCCCGGCTTCACGGGCCCTGCGGCGTACGGGTACCGGACGGATGCCCGCTCACGCCCGACGAACTGCCCGATGCCGTGGACACCGTGCTGCTCACCGAAAGGTGGTGGCGGACCGGAACCGGCCACTGGGCGGCCGGCGGCCGGCGCCGGGTGTGGGCGGAGGTCGTCAGCCCGGCCGAAGCCACTGCCGCAGTCGCCGCCGGAGCGGACGGAATCGTTGCCAAAGGACATGAGGCGGGCGGCCGGGTCGGCGAACTGACCACATTCGTACTGCTGCAACGACTGCTCGCCGACCCGGGGTTGACCGTCCCGGTCCACGCGGCCGGAGGCATCGGCCCCCACACGGCCGCCGCCGCGGTCGCCGGCGGCGCCGCCGGCGTCGTACTCGACACGCAGCTCGCACTCACCACCGAGGGCGCGGACGGTCTGCCCCGCGCGGTCGCGGCCGCGATCCGGGCCATGGACGGCAGCGAAACCACCCTCGTCGCCGGTCACCGTGTCTACACCCGCCCCGATCTCGCACCACCGGAAGGGGACATCGCCGAGCTGCTCGGTGCCGGGGATCTGCGCACACAGCCGCTGCCCATCGGCCAGGAAGGGGCGACAGCCGCCCGGCTTGCCGCGCGTCACCGCACCACGGGCTCTGTCGTGCAGGCCGTACGGGCGGCCATCACCGACCACCTCGAAGCGGCCGTACGGGCCCGTCCTCCCCGGCCGCGCCCCGGCGCGGACCGGTCGCCGGCAGACCAGCCGGTGGAAGGGCGCGGGAAAGGGCGTCCGCCGGTGGACGAGCGTCCGCCCGTGGTTCAAGGCCCGATGACCCGGGTCAGCGACCGGTCCGCGTTCGCCTCCGCCGTGGCCGACGGCGGTGGGCTGCCCTTTCTCGCTCTGGCCGTGATGGGCGGCCGGGAGGTACGTGAACTGCTCACCGAAGCCGCTGAACGCCTGGCCGGCCGGCCCTGGGGCGTCGGGCTGCTCGGCTTCGCCCCGGATGAACTGCGCCGCGAACAGCTCGCCGCCGTCGCCGAAGCGCGGCCGCCGTACGCGATCATCGCCGGTGGCCGCCCCGCCCAGGCCGCCCCGCTCGAGGCCGCCGGAACCAGGACCTATCTGCACGTCCCCTCACCGGGACTGCTGGAGCAGTTCCTCGCCGAGGGAGCGCGGCGGTTCGTCTTCGAAGGGCTTGAGTGCGGCGGCCACATCGGCCCGCGTGCCGCCTTCCCGCTCTGGGAGGAGCAGATCGAGCGGCTGCTCTCCTGCCCCCACCCCGCCGAACTGGACGTGCTCTTCGCCGGCGGTATCCACGACGAGCGCTCCGCGGCGATGGCCGCTGCCGCCGCCGGACCGCTGGCCGGGCGCGGTGCCCGGACCGGCGTACTCATGGGCACCGCCTACCTGTTCACCGAGGAGGCCGTCGCCGCCGGAGCCGTAGTGCCGGGCTTTCAGCGGGCGGCGCTCGAATGCGACACCACCACACTGCTCCGCACCGCGCCCGGGCATGCGACACGCTGCGCCGCCACACCGTACGCCGGTACGTTCACCGCCACCGCGCAGCGGCTGCGGCAGGACGGCGCGAGCCCGGACGAGGTCTGGGAGGAGCTGGAGAAACTCAACCTCGGGCGGCTGCGGATCGCCAGCAAGGGTCTGCGCCACACCGCATCCGGACCCGTCCCGGTCGACGAGGACGAGCAGCGTGGCGAGGGACTGTACATGCTCGGCCAGATCGCCACCGCACGCGCTGAGACGACCACGGTCGCCGCCCTGCACGCCCAGGTGACCGATGGTGCGACGGCGCTGCTCGCCGAGCGCGCCGAACAGATCCGGGCTCTGTCCGCCGAGCCCGTTCCGCGCGAAGAGGCCCCGCTCGACATCGCCGTCGTCGGCATGGCCTGCCGTTACCCCGGCGCCGGCGACCTCGCCGGGTACTGGGCGAACATCGTCGCCGGCACCGACTCCGTGGGCGAGGTGCCCGACGACCGCTGGGATACGGCCGCCCACTACGATCCCGACCCGGCACGGGCAGGGGAGCGGACTCCGTCCCGGTGGGGCGGGTTCCTGCCGCCCGCCCCCTTCGACGCGCTCACCCACGGCATCGCCCCCGCCTCGCTCGGCAGCATCGAACCGGTACAACTGCTCGCCCTCGACGTCTCCGCCCGGGCCCTCGCGGACGCCGGCTACGCCAGGGATCGGCAGTTCGACCGCTCCCGCACCTCCGTCGTCTTCGGCGCCGAAGCCGGCACCGACCTCGCCGGCGCGTACGGCTTCCGTGCCCTCCACTCCGGCTACCTCGGTGAGCTGCCGCCCGAACTGGACGCCCAACTGCCGCGGCTGACCGAGGACTCCTTCCCGGGAGTCCTCGCGAATGTCATCGCCGGACGTGTCGCCAACCGCCTCGACCTCGGCGGAGCCAATTGCACGATCGACGCCGCGTGCGCCTCCTCGCTCGCCGCCCTCGACCTGGCCTGCAAGCAACTGCGCGACGGTGACAGCGACATGGCGCTGTGCGGCGGAGCCGATGTGCACAACGGCATCAACGACTACCTGATGTTCGCCTCCGTACGCGCTCTCTCGCCCACCGGCCGGTGCAGGCCCTTCGACGCGGCCGCCGACGGCATTGCCCTCGGCGAGGGCGTCGCCTGCCTCGTCCTCAAACGCCTCGCCGACGCCGAACGCGACGGCGACCGTATCTACGCCGTCGTCAAGGCCGTGGGAGCATCCAGCGACGGACGCTCGCTCGGCCTCACCGCACCACGGCCCGAGGGACAGCGGCGCGCCCTGGAACGCGCCTACCGGCGGGCCGGGGTCGCGCCCGCCGAGATCGGCCTCGTGGAGGCACACGGCACGGGCACTGTCGTGGGCGACAGCACCGAACTGGCCGTCCTCACCGAGGCCTTCGGCGGCGGTGGCGGAATCGGCTTCTGCTCGCTCGGCTCGGTCAAGTCGCAGCTCGGGCATACGAAGTGCGCGGCGGGCCTGGCCGGGCTCATCAAGGCGGTCCGGGCCGTGCACTCCGGCGTACGGCCGCCGACTCTGCACCTGACCAGCCCCAACCCCGACTGGCGGCCGGACAGCAGCCCCTTCTTCTTCGACACGGAGGCCAGACCATGGGCCGCGCCCGCCGGACGGCGGCTCGCCGCGGTCAGCGCCTTCGGCTTCGGGGGAACCAACTACCATGCTGTTCTCGCCGGGTACGCGGATGCGAGCGAGCCCGCGCACGGGCTGGACTCCTGGCCCGCCGAGCTGTTCTGCTTCCGCGGAGCCGACCGCGGGGCCGCGCTGGGCGCCATCGACCGACTCGCCGCCCGGCTGGAACAGAACGACGCGGCGGGACGTCCCTGGCCGCTGCGCGACCTCGCTGCCGAGGCTGCCGAGGTTGCCGAGGCTTCCGCGGACGAGGGCCGGGCAAAGGGGGCCGTCCAGGTCGCGGTCGTCGCCACCGGCCTGGACGACCTGGCCGAGAAGCTGGACCGGGCCCGGGAGTTCGTCTCCGGCGACGGTGTCCACGCAGCTGACGACACGCGCGCCCCCGGCCGGACCGCCTTCCTCTTCCCGGGGCAGGGCAGCCAGCGGCCGGGCATGCTGAGCGACCTCTTCATCGCGTTCCCACGCCTGCGAACGCTGCTGTACGACGTGGATCCGCGCCGCGTCGCCGCGATGTTCCCGCCCGCCGCCTTCACCCCCGAGGAGCGAGCCGCCCAGCGCGCCGCCGTCACCGACACCCGGACCGCCCAGCCCGCTCTCGGCCTCGTCGGCGCCGCCGCGCACCTGCTGCTCACCTCGCTGGGAGTACGTCCGGACTGCACGGCCGGGCACTCCTACGGCGAACTGGTCGCCCTCTGGGCGGCCGGTGCGTACGACACCGAGACCCTCCTGCGGCTCAGCGACCGCCGGGCCGAGGCGATTCTGGCCGCCGCCGGGGACGACCCCGGAGCGATGGCCGCCGTGCCGTCGGCCCCGGACGCCATACCCGCGCTGCCGGCCGGATGCGTCGTCGCCAACCACAACGCACCGCGGCAGAGCGTCATCTCGGGCCCGACCCCGGCGGTCGACTCCGCGATTGCCGCGTTGCGCGAGGCGGGTATCGCGGCCCAACGCATCCCGGTTGCCTGCGCCTTCCACAGCGAAGTGGTCGCCGGCGGAGCCGGTGCGCTGGCCGCAGAACTGGCCGGCACGGCCTTGAGCGCGCCCGTAGTCCCCGTCTGGTCCAACACCACCGCGCGCCCGTACCCCGCCGACCCGGCGGCTCTGCGGGAACTGCTGGCCCGTCAGCTCGCCGAACCCGTGCGCTTCGTCGAACAGATCGAGGCCATGTACGCGTCCGGGGTGCGCACTTTCGTCGAGGCCGGCCCCGGCCGGGTGCTCACCGGACTGGTCGGCCTCATCCTGGGGGACCGGCCGCACACCGCCGTCCCACTCGACATCCAGGGTGAGCACGGTCTGACCCGTCTGGTCACCGCGCTCGCCGAACTCGCGGTGGCGGGCGTCCCGATCGACCTCGAGCCACTGTTCGCCGGCCGTACGTCGGCGCTGCCCGCAGAGCCGCCGCGGCGCGCCGGATGGCTGGTGGACGGCCACCTCGTACGGACCGCGGACGGCGAGCCCGTGGCGGGCGGCCTGCTCCCCGCCCGTCGGGTGGCGGTGGCCGCCCGTCCGGTGCCGGCGGTGGACCACCGGGAAGACGTCGTGCTGGAATTTCTGCGCGGAGCGCGGGAACTGGTGGCCGCACAACGGGAGGTCCTGCTGGGCTACTTGGGTACGGGCGGGACACCGGCAACGCCATCGGCGCTGCCGACCGCGCCGGAGCCCGAGTCGTACGCCACCGTGCCGGCCGAGCACTCCGGGCCGCGACCCGTGGCCGGCCAGTCAGAGCCAGTGTCTCTGACACCCGATCAACTCATGGACGCGGTACTGGAGATCGTCCACATCCGCACCGGCTACCCGCGGGAGATGCTCGACCCCGGCCTCGACCTGGAGGCCGACCTCTCGGTGGACTCCATCAAGCGGGTGGAGATCATCGGTGCACTCGCCGACCGGATCGGGCTGCCACGGGGTGCGGACGGCCCGGCTGAATCAGCGGTGGAGGAGCTCGCCCGGCTGAAGACCATCAGCGGGATCGTCGACTGGATCGTCGCGCATGGCACGACCACTGGTCCGGTGGCGGATGCGGTGACGGATTCAGGACTGGTCACGGGTACGGGCCCGGTCACTGGACGGCCCGCGGGTGGGGATCGGCCTCCGGTCGCGGTCCAGGATCCGGCCGGGGCCGGGGCTGTTGGCCCGATCACCGAACGCGGCCCGGCGCGGCCCGCGCGGCTCCTGGTCGAGGTCACGCCCGTGGGCCCGCCCGCGACCCGCGACCCCGCGGACGTACTGCCCGGCCGACGGTTCGCCGTCGTCGAGGACGGACTCGGGGTCGCCGTCGCTCTCGCCGCGGCCCTCGAGGCCCGGGGCGCTGAGGTACGTACCGTCCACCAGGACCGCCTGGCCGATGCCGCCGGGTCCGACGCCGACGGTGTCGTGGACCTCAGCGCGCTGCGACCCGCTCCTGGCCCCGCGCTTCCGGAAGCCTTCGGCGCACTGCGCGAGACCCTGATCGCGGGAACCCGTCGGCTGCTGCTCGTCACCGGCTGCGGCGGAGCCTTCGGCCGTACCGCACAGGCACCGGGCGTCCCGGACGCACCGGACGCACCGGACGCACCGGACTCCCGGGGGTCCGCCGACCCGGACCCGATCCCCGGCGCCGGCCTCTATGGATTCGCCCGTACCGCCGCGATCGAGTACCCAGGCACTCAGGTACGCGCCGTGGACGTCGATCCCAAGGACCGGCCCGAGCGGATCGCCGCACATCTCATCGCCGAACTGTGCGCGCCCGAGGAGCCGGTGGTCGTCGGGTACACCAACGGCACCCGCAACACCCTGCGTACCGTCCCCGCCCCCCTCGCCGACACCGAACCCGCGCCACAGCTCCCCGTCGGCCGCGAAGCTGTCGTACTGCTCACCGGCGGAGCCCGCGGCATCACCGCCCGTGCAGCCATCGCCCTCGCAGCAGCCACCGGCTGCCACATCGAACTCATCGGCCGTACCCCGACCCCCGACGCCGCCGAGGATCCGGCCGTCGCCCACGCCCACGACCGGGTCGCCCTGCGCGCGGCTCTCGTCAGCCAGGGGCTGCGCACGCCCGCCGAGATAGAGGCGGCAGCTTCCCGCATCCTGGCCGCACGCGAGGTCCGGGCCACCCTCGCGGCTCTCACCGGCGTTGCCGCCTCCGTGCGTTACCACGCGGCCGACGTCACCGACTCCCAGGCCGTACGCGCTGTCATCGATGACATACGCGCACGCCACAGGCGCCTCGACGGGATCGTGCACGGCGCCGGAACCATCCAGGACAAGCTGCTCGCCGACAAGGACCCGGTCTCCTTCGCGCGGGTGTTCGCCACCAAGGTCGACGGGGCGCGGCACCTCGCCGACGCCGCCGCCGACCACGGCGACGCCCCCGCACCGGCCTTCCTCGTCCTCTTCGGCAGCGTCGCCGGTGTCTTCGGCAACCGCGGCCAGGCGGACTACGCGGCCGCCAACGACGCCCTGGACACGCTCGCCGCCACCCCCGCCTGGTCGCGCCGCTTCCCCGGCCGCGTCGTCGCCATCGACTGGGGCCCGTGGCCGGCCGAGGCCGGCGGAATGGTGACGCCCGAGCTGGAACGGATGTACGCGAGCCGGGGTATCCCGCTCATCGACCCGGCCGGAGGTACGGCCGCGTTCCTCGCCGAGCTGGCGCGCGGCACCGGTGGCCAGGTCGTACTCCTCGCCGAAGAGAGCCCTGCTCCGGGCGAGGCCCGCCGTGGCTGA
- a CDS encoding amino acid permease encodes MGYPRKLTRRFRAFDNFAISFTIINIISGIFSAFGFGMGAGGPRILIFGWIGVSVMVLFVGAAMGEIASAYPTSGALYFSAGKLAKRHRGAWSWYTGWLNFVGQVGGTAATNYAAATFIQAFIAMQWPSYEATAQQTVGIAAVILLLQALANTYTVQLVALVNRISVWWLLIGMVLIVTSLIVIPTHHQPASFMTHFVNNTGFSNGMYAAMLGLLVTSWTFTGFDGSFHMSEETVKATVNAPKGIMRAIAYSAITGLILMLALVYAIRDYAGTASASAPPVQVLIDALGTGTAKLLLLIVIGAMLFCGLANMTSNTRQIFAFSRDGAMPGSRWWHSVSSRTRTPVKAVWLAAVCPMVLVLPGWWSHTAFTAIVSVNVVGLFLAYGVPIFLRLRLDDFEPGPWNLGRYGKPVAGIAVTWIVISSLLFMLPQVSPITADSFNYAPIALGVVLLIATVWWFATARRRFHGPVSYGSPDEVAAMDLI; translated from the coding sequence ATGGGATATCCGCGGAAGCTTACCCGCCGATTCCGTGCATTCGACAATTTCGCCATCTCGTTCACGATCATCAACATCATCTCCGGCATCTTTTCCGCCTTCGGTTTCGGAATGGGTGCCGGTGGGCCGCGGATTCTCATCTTCGGCTGGATCGGCGTGTCGGTCATGGTGCTCTTCGTCGGTGCGGCCATGGGCGAAATCGCCTCCGCCTACCCGACCAGCGGCGCGTTGTACTTCTCCGCGGGCAAACTGGCCAAGCGTCATCGCGGCGCCTGGTCCTGGTACACGGGCTGGCTGAACTTCGTCGGTCAGGTGGGCGGTACCGCCGCCACCAACTACGCCGCCGCCACTTTCATCCAGGCGTTCATCGCGATGCAGTGGCCCTCCTACGAGGCGACCGCGCAGCAAACGGTCGGCATCGCAGCGGTGATCCTGCTGCTCCAGGCGCTGGCCAATACGTACACGGTCCAGCTCGTCGCCCTGGTGAACCGGATCTCCGTATGGTGGCTGCTGATCGGCATGGTGCTGATCGTCACCTCGCTGATCGTCATACCGACGCACCACCAGCCGGCGTCGTTCATGACCCATTTCGTCAATAACACCGGTTTCAGCAATGGCATGTACGCGGCAATGCTTGGGCTGCTCGTCACGAGCTGGACGTTCACCGGCTTCGACGGCAGCTTCCACATGTCCGAAGAGACGGTGAAGGCAACCGTCAACGCGCCCAAGGGCATTATGCGTGCGATCGCCTACTCGGCGATCACCGGACTGATCCTCATGCTCGCTCTGGTGTACGCGATCCGTGATTATGCCGGTACGGCGAGTGCGTCGGCGCCGCCGGTGCAGGTTCTCATCGACGCGCTCGGCACGGGCACGGCCAAGCTGCTCCTGCTGATCGTGATCGGCGCCATGCTGTTTTGCGGTCTGGCCAACATGACCAGCAATACCCGCCAGATCTTCGCCTTCTCCCGCGACGGGGCGATGCCCGGCTCCCGTTGGTGGCATTCGGTGTCCTCCCGTACGCGGACACCCGTCAAGGCCGTATGGCTCGCCGCGGTCTGCCCCATGGTGCTGGTACTGCCCGGCTGGTGGTCCCACACCGCCTTCACCGCCATCGTGAGCGTCAATGTCGTCGGGCTCTTCCTCGCCTACGGCGTGCCGATCTTCCTCCGGCTGCGGCTGGACGACTTCGAGCCCGGCCCGTGGAACCTGGGGCGTTACGGCAAGCCCGTCGCCGGTATCGCCGTGACCTGGATCGTGATCAGTAGTCTGCTGTTCATGCTGCCGCAGGTTTCGCCGATCACCGCGGACTCGTTCAACTACGCGCCGATCGCACTGGGAGTGGTGCTGCTCATCGCCACGGTGTGGTGGTTCGCCACTGCCCGCCGGCGCTTCCACGGGCCCGTCAGCTACGGCAGCCCCGACGAAGTGGCTGCCATGGACCTGATCTGA
- a CDS encoding GNAT family N-acetyltransferase, which yields MHPLGETPQPRSTSEARTPAAPGSDALTVTGASPDEWHQVVEWAAEEGWNPGRDDAALFHPTDPAGFFIGRLGTRAVSAISIVNYSEQFAFLGYYLVHPDHRRQGLGMATWQAAFPHAGTRTIGLDAVPAQTANYQRAGFTAANDTVRHGGRPERSGIPAAGAVPVTPAHLDAIAAYDRQCFPAGRRAFLTRWLTAAGHTAYVYLRDGGVAGYGVIRPARDGHRIGPLFADTPQGAEALFDTLVAHLGPDEEVSVDIPEPQHAAGALAKARGLTPRFQTVRMYTGPVPDTWMARTYGVTSLELG from the coding sequence ATGCACCCCCTCGGCGAAACCCCTCAGCCGCGCTCCACCAGCGAGGCCCGGACTCCCGCCGCCCCGGGCTCCGACGCACTCACCGTCACCGGCGCCTCGCCGGACGAATGGCATCAGGTGGTCGAGTGGGCCGCCGAGGAAGGGTGGAATCCCGGCCGCGACGATGCGGCCCTGTTCCATCCCACCGATCCCGCCGGGTTCTTCATCGGCCGCCTGGGCACCCGGGCGGTCTCGGCGATCTCGATCGTCAACTACTCGGAGCAGTTCGCCTTCCTCGGCTACTACCTGGTCCATCCCGACCACCGTCGGCAGGGGTTGGGCATGGCCACCTGGCAGGCCGCATTCCCGCACGCCGGAACCCGGACCATCGGCCTGGACGCCGTACCCGCCCAGACCGCCAACTACCAACGCGCCGGGTTCACCGCCGCCAATGACACCGTCCGCCACGGCGGCCGCCCCGAGCGGTCCGGCATCCCGGCAGCGGGAGCCGTGCCCGTCACCCCGGCACACCTCGACGCGATCGCCGCCTACGACCGGCAGTGCTTCCCGGCCGGACGGCGCGCCTTCCTCACCCGCTGGCTGACCGCCGCCGGCCACACCGCGTACGTCTATCTGCGCGACGGCGGGGTCGCCGGTTACGGAGTGATCCGGCCCGCCCGCGACGGCCATCGCATCGGCCCGCTCTTCGCCGACACTCCGCAGGGTGCCGAAGCGCTTTTCGACACCCTCGTCGCGCACCTCGGCCCGGACGAGGAAGTCTCTGTCGACATCCCCGAACCGCAGCATGCCGCCGGCGCGCTCGCCAAGGCCCGCGGCCTCACACCCCGCTTCCAGACCGTGCGCATGTACACCGGCCCCGTCCCCGATACCTGGATGGCGCGCACCTATGGGGTCACCAGTCTCGAACTGGGATAA
- a CDS encoding cold-shock protein, whose product MASGTVKWFNSEKGFGFIEQDGGGPDVFAHYSNIATSGFRELQEGQKVTFDVTQGQKGPQAENILPA is encoded by the coding sequence ATGGCCAGCGGAACCGTCAAGTGGTTCAACTCGGAAAAGGGCTTCGGCTTCATCGAGCAGGATGGTGGAGGCCCGGACGTCTTCGCCCACTACTCGAACATCGCCACCTCGGGCTTCCGTGAGCTCCAGGAGGGCCAGAAGGTGACGTTCGACGTCACGCAGGGCCAGAAGGGCCCGCAGGCGGAGAACATTCTCCCCGCCTAG
- a CDS encoding LysR family transcriptional regulator has product MTPTLQQLRYLVAVADCRSITAAACSVYIAQPALSRSIQSLERDLGVELLDRRGRAATLTPEGSRVVRLARTVLDAVEAIEDIGPVHAGSSRGTLTLAATPTLSLDLAADLVPSFTERHRGIEVRVRQHDSREALVRALIDGGAELGLVDLPVDKELSTHHLQDREVVLISPPGSGLPDPMPFRMLGGLRMVLPTPGTGRRTELEAMFGRLGVRPVTVAEVDERLAWVTSVTDGRGSLIWYRDMVLRAFGHRVEVRSFTPPLLRAVGIVHPRGPLSRAARAFLSHACHNAPVREPAR; this is encoded by the coding sequence ATGACCCCCACACTGCAACAGCTGCGCTATCTCGTAGCCGTCGCGGACTGCCGCTCCATCACCGCCGCGGCGTGCTCCGTCTATATCGCCCAGCCGGCCCTCTCCCGCTCCATCCAGTCCTTGGAACGCGATCTGGGTGTGGAGCTGCTGGACCGCAGAGGCCGAGCGGCGACCCTCACCCCCGAGGGCTCGCGTGTCGTACGCCTGGCCCGGACAGTCCTTGACGCCGTGGAGGCGATCGAGGACATCGGTCCGGTGCACGCGGGCAGTTCGCGCGGCACGCTGACGCTGGCCGCCACCCCCACCCTCTCCCTCGACCTCGCCGCCGATCTGGTGCCCTCCTTCACCGAACGCCATCGCGGCATCGAGGTACGCGTCCGCCAGCACGACAGCCGCGAGGCGCTCGTGCGGGCACTGATCGACGGCGGGGCGGAGCTCGGCCTGGTCGATCTCCCCGTCGACAAGGAACTCTCCACGCACCACCTCCAGGACCGCGAGGTCGTACTCATCTCACCGCCGGGATCAGGACTGCCCGACCCGATGCCGTTCCGGATGCTGGGTGGACTGCGGATGGTGCTGCCGACCCCGGGCACCGGCCGGCGCACCGAGCTCGAGGCGATGTTCGGCCGGCTCGGCGTGCGCCCCGTGACCGTGGCGGAAGTGGATGAACGGCTGGCCTGGGTGACCAGCGTGACCGACGGGCGCGGCTCGCTGATCTGGTACCGGGACATGGTGTTACGGGCCTTCGGCCACCGCGTGGAGGTGCGGTCCTTCACTCCGCCGCTGCTGCGCGCCGTCGGCATCGTGCACCCGCGCGGCCCGCTGAGCCGCGCCGCCCGCGCCTTCCTCTCGCACGCATGCCACAACGCGCCCGTCCGGGAGCCCGCGAGATGA
- a CDS encoding antitoxin: MSVMDKIKHMLKGHESQADQGIDKTGDFIDDKTQGKHRRQVDTAQDSMKEQFGTDRDRDNPPQP; the protein is encoded by the coding sequence ATGTCCGTGATGGACAAGATCAAGCACATGCTCAAGGGCCATGAGTCTCAGGCCGACCAGGGCATCGACAAGACGGGCGACTTCATCGACGACAAGACACAGGGCAAGCACCGACGCCAGGTCGACACCGCCCAGGACAGCATGAAGGAGCAGTTCGGCACGGACCGGGACCGGGACAACCCGCCCCAGCCCTGA